A section of the Kribbella sp. HUAS MG21 genome encodes:
- a CDS encoding GAF domain-containing protein, translating into MKAIDNIGRELEAARDIAEVARIVRVSARAVTGAQGATFVVREDGTCFYVDEDAIAPLWKGQRFPMTACISGWAMLHDDIAVIPDIETDPRIPLAAYRTTFVRSLVMAPVGSPAPVAAIGAYWSVARRPPSAAVDRLRELAAAAGKAIERVGLADAPWAPNFADQAARSTAS; encoded by the coding sequence ATGAAGGCTATCGACAACATCGGGCGGGAGCTGGAGGCGGCCCGCGACATCGCCGAGGTGGCACGGATCGTGCGTGTCTCGGCGCGCGCTGTGACCGGCGCACAGGGCGCGACCTTCGTGGTCCGTGAGGACGGCACCTGCTTCTACGTCGACGAGGACGCGATCGCCCCGTTGTGGAAGGGTCAGCGCTTTCCCATGACCGCCTGTATCAGCGGTTGGGCCATGCTGCACGACGACATCGCGGTGATCCCCGACATCGAGACGGATCCGCGGATCCCGCTGGCGGCGTACCGGACGACATTTGTGCGCAGCCTCGTCATGGCGCCGGTGGGTTCGCCGGCTCCGGTCGCAGCCATCGGCGCGTACTGGTCGGTCGCCCGGCGCCCGCCGTCGGCCGCCGTCGACCGACTGCGCGAACTGGCTGCGGCGGCCGGGAAGGCCATCGAGCGCGTCGGCCTCGCCGACGCACCCTGGGCCCCGAACTTCGCCGACCAGGCGGCCCGCAGCACCGCCAGCTGA
- the sulP gene encoding sulfate permease yields the protein MTFSVPGVATLHAYRPSWLRSDVVAGLTVAAYFVPQVMAYAQLAGLPAVTGLWAALVPLVLYFFLGSSRLLSLGPESTTALLTATAIGPLAAGDPIRYAGLAALLALLVGAVCLISWAARLGFLADLLSKPVLVGYLAGIAVIMMTSQLGRLTGAPVDGDSPPAELLSAIRLVGEWQLAPVTLSVVAIVLLLALARWTPRLPGPIIVVALAALVTWAGDLGAGGVRLVGAVPSGLPEPRLPGLDGGDIGLLALAAVGVSLVGYTDTVLTARAFATRGSERIDPGREFLVLGLSNVSAGMLQGFPISSSGSRTALAEASGARTQVYSLAAAAAILATLLFAGPLLSTFPIPALGALVVYAALRLIDLSEFRRIASFRRSELLLALATTVGVIALDVLYGVLLAVALSVLDVLRRVARPHDGILGYVPGIAGMHDIDDYPEARAVPGLVVYRYDSPLFFANADDFHRRALAAVDDAPTPVRWLLLNAEANVEIDITAIDALDTLREELAARGIVLALARVKQDLRDDLEAAGFLDRLGPDRVFYTLPTAVEAFHHDTSS from the coding sequence GTGACGTTCTCGGTACCCGGGGTCGCGACGCTTCATGCCTACCGGCCCAGTTGGCTGCGGTCGGACGTGGTTGCGGGTCTCACGGTGGCGGCGTACTTCGTGCCGCAGGTGATGGCGTACGCGCAACTGGCCGGGCTGCCGGCCGTCACCGGGCTGTGGGCCGCACTCGTACCTCTGGTGCTGTACTTCTTCCTCGGCTCGTCGAGGCTCCTGTCGCTGGGTCCGGAGTCGACGACCGCGTTGCTGACCGCAACCGCCATCGGTCCGCTGGCCGCCGGGGATCCAATCCGGTACGCCGGACTCGCCGCTCTGCTGGCACTACTGGTAGGGGCCGTGTGCCTGATCTCCTGGGCCGCGCGGCTCGGCTTCCTCGCCGACCTGCTGTCCAAGCCCGTGCTGGTCGGGTACCTCGCCGGAATCGCCGTGATCATGATGACCAGCCAACTCGGCCGCCTGACCGGGGCGCCGGTGGACGGTGACTCTCCGCCGGCGGAACTGCTGTCCGCGATCCGGCTCGTCGGCGAGTGGCAGCTGGCTCCGGTGACCCTGTCGGTCGTCGCGATCGTTCTCCTGCTGGCGCTCGCGCGCTGGACGCCGCGGCTGCCCGGACCGATCATCGTGGTCGCCCTCGCCGCACTGGTCACGTGGGCCGGCGACCTGGGTGCCGGCGGAGTTCGCCTCGTCGGCGCGGTGCCGAGCGGCCTGCCGGAACCGCGCCTCCCCGGCCTCGACGGCGGTGACATCGGACTGCTGGCACTGGCTGCCGTCGGCGTTTCGCTCGTCGGCTACACCGACACGGTGCTGACCGCACGGGCGTTCGCGACTCGCGGTAGCGAGCGGATCGATCCAGGCCGCGAGTTCCTCGTCCTAGGTCTGTCCAACGTGTCCGCCGGAATGCTGCAGGGCTTCCCGATCAGCAGCAGCGGCAGTCGCACCGCACTCGCCGAGGCGTCCGGAGCGAGAACCCAGGTGTACTCGCTCGCCGCCGCGGCCGCGATCCTCGCGACCCTGCTGTTCGCCGGACCGCTGCTGTCCACCTTTCCGATCCCCGCACTGGGCGCCCTGGTCGTGTACGCCGCGCTGCGGCTGATCGACCTGTCGGAGTTCCGGCGGATCGCGTCGTTCCGGCGCAGCGAACTGCTGTTGGCCTTGGCAACAACTGTCGGCGTGATCGCCCTGGACGTCCTGTACGGCGTACTCCTGGCCGTCGCGCTGTCGGTCCTCGACGTACTGCGTCGCGTCGCGCGGCCGCACGACGGCATCCTCGGCTACGTGCCGGGCATCGCGGGCATGCACGACATCGACGACTACCCCGAGGCCCGCGCCGTGCCCGGTCTGGTCGTCTACCGCTACGACTCACCGCTCTTCTTCGCCAACGCCGACGATTTCCACCGCCGCGCGCTGGCCGCGGTCGACGACGCCCCGACACCGGTCCGCTGGCTGCTGCTGAACGCCGAGGCGAACGTCGAGATCGACATCACCGCGATCGACGCCTTGGACACCCTCCGCGAGGAGCTGGCGGCCCGCGGCATCGTGCTCGCCCTCGCCCGGGTCAAACAGGACCTCCGCGACGACCTCGAGGCCGCCGGCTTCCTCGACCGCCTCGGCCCCGACCGCGTCTTCTACACCCTCCCCACCGCCGTCGAAGCCTTCCACCACGACACCAGCAGCTGA
- a CDS encoding response regulator transcription factor, with the protein METYRRVWRAVCGVLVVTGILIGFVVLPTVAWVLLALLAVVVALTTAACVEAVRGTGSPVGRVVGIGFAAAAVVAALLAFAVFLDVGAFMLLLLLSAAAPRAVSWYVATLGISRSPQQPACVMLTSFSDDEALFTAIMAGAAGYLLKQVSSTDLVGAVRRLAAGESLLDPSMTAAVLERLRNPQPDDDPRYQSLTEQERRILDGIAEGKTNRQIAQSLYLAEKTVKNYVSSLLHKLGLERRTEAAVYAIDRHRRARR; encoded by the coding sequence GTGGAAACGTACCGACGGGTGTGGCGTGCCGTGTGCGGCGTGCTGGTCGTGACGGGGATCTTGATCGGCTTCGTGGTCCTGCCCACGGTCGCCTGGGTCCTCCTGGCGCTGCTTGCTGTTGTCGTCGCGTTGACCACCGCTGCCTGCGTCGAAGCCGTGAGGGGAACCGGGTCGCCGGTCGGCCGGGTCGTCGGCATCGGTTTCGCAGCCGCCGCGGTTGTCGCAGCACTACTGGCGTTCGCGGTGTTCCTCGACGTGGGCGCCTTCATGCTCCTGCTGCTCCTGTCTGCCGCAGCGCCGCGGGCCGTCAGTTGGTACGTCGCTACGCTCGGGATCTCGCGCTCGCCGCAGCAGCCGGCGTGCGTGATGCTGACGTCGTTCTCGGACGACGAAGCGCTGTTCACGGCGATCATGGCCGGTGCGGCCGGGTACCTCCTGAAACAGGTGAGCAGCACCGATCTGGTCGGGGCAGTACGCCGGCTGGCCGCCGGGGAATCCCTGCTCGACCCGTCGATGACCGCGGCGGTACTGGAACGGTTGCGCAATCCCCAGCCGGACGACGATCCCAGGTACCAATCGCTGACGGAGCAGGAGCGCAGGATCCTCGACGGGATCGCCGAGGGAAAGACGAATCGCCAGATCGCGCAGAGCCTGTACCTCGCGGAGAAGACGGTCAAGAACTACGTCTCGAGCCTGTTGCACAAGCTGGGACTCGAACGCCGGACAGAGGCGGCTGTCTACGCCATCGATCGCCATCGCCGCGCACGACGCTGA
- a CDS encoding DUF3048 domain-containing protein, whose product MRLRQWFSSRRGRLVSGVVVVVALLAAAVGFVVWRGDGEAGTPAAPPPTSEGPAGTARRAPLTGLPTTEALDRPAITVKVSNTPDAHPQRGIGDADIVFVEPITGATTRLAAIFHSKLPAQVGPVRSLRPMDAALIGPTKGVIADTMADRWVMEYVDRVADLDNLGTLRVPEGTYRLDDTRRAPNHVFARPGRLLELSDRKAAPAPYFGYAANLQQSTAQRTGTPASSVTIGYGGSATATWTYDEASHRWARAEKWSPHLLENGAQVTAANVVVLTADRDTSFPQAKPAMTILDVFDASGTLKLFTGDKVVAGRWSKGAVNEPFEFTTTDGKQLQLTPGTTWVECALTSMPVRTQ is encoded by the coding sequence ATGAGACTTCGTCAGTGGTTCTCGAGCCGTCGAGGGCGGTTGGTGTCGGGCGTCGTGGTCGTCGTCGCCTTGCTGGCCGCCGCCGTCGGCTTCGTCGTCTGGAGGGGGGACGGCGAGGCGGGTACGCCGGCCGCGCCGCCGCCCACCTCCGAAGGCCCGGCGGGCACCGCCCGTCGCGCCCCGCTCACGGGACTGCCGACCACCGAGGCACTGGACCGGCCGGCGATCACCGTGAAGGTCTCGAACACGCCGGATGCCCATCCGCAGCGCGGGATCGGTGACGCGGACATCGTGTTCGTCGAGCCGATCACCGGGGCGACCACCCGGCTCGCGGCGATCTTCCACTCCAAGCTGCCGGCGCAGGTCGGACCGGTCCGGTCGCTCCGTCCGATGGACGCGGCGCTGATCGGCCCGACCAAGGGCGTGATCGCCGACACGATGGCGGATCGGTGGGTCATGGAGTACGTCGACCGCGTCGCTGACCTCGACAACCTCGGTACGCTGCGGGTGCCTGAGGGGACCTATCGGCTCGACGACACCAGGCGTGCGCCGAACCATGTCTTCGCCCGCCCCGGCAGACTGCTGGAACTGAGCGACCGGAAGGCGGCGCCGGCGCCGTACTTCGGCTACGCGGCGAACCTCCAGCAGTCGACAGCGCAACGGACCGGCACCCCCGCGTCCTCGGTGACGATCGGGTACGGCGGTTCCGCGACCGCCACCTGGACGTACGACGAGGCCTCGCACCGGTGGGCCCGGGCGGAGAAGTGGTCTCCACACCTGCTCGAGAACGGCGCTCAGGTCACCGCCGCCAACGTGGTCGTCCTGACCGCCGACCGCGACACCAGCTTCCCGCAGGCCAAGCCGGCGATGACGATTCTGGATGTGTTCGACGCTTCCGGAACTCTCAAGCTGTTCACCGGTGACAAGGTCGTCGCGGGTCGCTGGAGCAAGGGCGCGGTGAACGAGCCGTTCGAGTTCACCACCACGGACGGGAAGCAGTTGCAGCTCACGCCCGGTACCACCTGGGTCGAGTGCGCGCTGACCAGCATGCCCGTCCGCACGCAGTAG
- a CDS encoding CBS domain-containing protein translates to MLIRDLMSTPAMTVSPATPISAVLRLLDDAKITSVPVVDRHGTLLGIVSEADVVEDENLIDDRIPVTVVRVPGPTPPRRAADVMTHLVVTVRPDDDLEAALDLMRATMMKSLPVVEHDRVVGIISRSDVIHLLAGRDRRIQADITDLLQSEAPDWRVEVQDGIVTISGPADARERHLAEVLSGTVRGVVGVQIDRLSPL, encoded by the coding sequence ATGCTGATCCGGGACCTGATGAGCACACCCGCGATGACCGTGAGCCCCGCGACCCCGATCTCGGCGGTGCTGCGACTGCTGGACGACGCGAAGATCACCTCGGTGCCGGTCGTCGACCGGCACGGCACACTGCTCGGAATCGTCAGCGAGGCCGACGTGGTCGAGGACGAGAACCTGATCGACGACCGGATCCCCGTCACCGTCGTCCGGGTGCCCGGTCCGACGCCACCGCGGCGAGCCGCCGACGTCATGACACACCTCGTGGTCACCGTCCGGCCGGACGACGACCTCGAGGCGGCGCTCGACCTGATGCGAGCGACGATGATGAAGAGCCTGCCGGTCGTCGAGCACGACCGCGTGGTCGGCATCATCAGCCGCAGCGACGTCATCCATCTGCTCGCCGGGCGCGACCGCCGGATCCAGGCCGACATCACCGATCTGCTGCAATCGGAGGCGCCGGACTGGCGGGTCGAAGTGCAGGACGGCATCGTCACAATCAGCGGCCCGGCCGACGCCCGCGAACGCCATCTCGCCGAGGTGCTCAGCGGCACGGTCCGGGGTGTCGTCGGTGTACAGATCGACAGGCTGAGCCCACTCTGA
- a CDS encoding GAF domain-containing sensor histidine kinase — protein sequence MTDRADGGRRGWDEGALAYPGLSRVRLDELLQELLGRVDEIMDSQERLRALLDAVVGIGADLDLNSTLDRIVTAACELVGARYGALGVVGHDGKRLSRFITHGVDAEQIAAIGPYPEGHGILGLLIEHPQPLRLPDLADHPRSYGFPANHPPMKSFLGVPISTREQVFGNLYLTEKAEDADFTEDDERTVMALAAAAGVVIDNARLYADTERRRRWHEVTAEITQLTLGDFGPQDALQLIASRAREVSGSLAGAMLLTDGDQLVVEALDAPPAFQRYLGARIPAELPIVADVLQGDDQVVIENLAQLVKDSGWLPDVAELEELGRTILAPLPAGSYSTGGILVVAAARGAVVTVTPGADLVQMFANQATLALDRAQARRDQSALAVLADRDRIARDLHDLVIQRLFATGLQLQGVQRMARPEVQERIGRAVADIDSTIRDLREAIFELHRQPGESSLRAEVQELVGEYTSALGFRPVLACTGPVDTAVPASARPQVLAALRESLSNVVRHARATEVKVDLTVTGHEVTLQVADNGVGIGPTDRQSGLRNLRERAATLGGSVQVRPNQPRGTVVELRAPL from the coding sequence ATGACGGACCGCGCGGATGGTGGCCGCCGTGGCTGGGACGAGGGTGCCCTCGCGTACCCCGGTTTGTCGCGGGTGCGGCTCGACGAGCTGCTGCAGGAGCTGCTCGGGCGGGTCGACGAGATCATGGACTCCCAGGAGCGGCTGCGTGCCCTCCTGGACGCGGTCGTCGGCATCGGCGCCGATCTCGATCTGAACAGCACGCTCGACCGGATCGTCACTGCCGCCTGCGAGCTGGTCGGCGCCCGCTACGGCGCGCTCGGCGTCGTCGGCCACGACGGCAAGCGGCTGTCCCGCTTCATCACCCACGGCGTCGACGCCGAGCAGATCGCCGCGATCGGGCCCTACCCCGAAGGCCACGGCATCCTCGGCCTGCTCATCGAGCACCCGCAGCCGCTGCGGCTGCCGGACCTCGCCGACCATCCCCGCTCGTACGGCTTCCCGGCCAACCATCCGCCGATGAAGAGTTTCCTCGGTGTGCCGATCAGCACCAGGGAGCAGGTGTTCGGCAACCTCTACCTCACCGAGAAGGCCGAGGATGCGGATTTCACCGAGGACGACGAACGGACGGTGATGGCGCTGGCCGCCGCGGCCGGGGTCGTGATCGACAACGCCCGCCTCTACGCCGACACCGAGCGCCGGCGGCGCTGGCACGAAGTGACGGCCGAAATCACGCAGTTGACGCTAGGAGACTTCGGCCCGCAGGACGCACTGCAGCTGATCGCCAGCCGGGCGCGCGAGGTCTCGGGCTCGCTGGCAGGCGCGATGCTGCTGACGGACGGTGACCAGCTCGTCGTCGAGGCACTCGACGCTCCACCAGCCTTCCAGCGTTATCTCGGTGCCCGCATCCCGGCGGAGCTGCCCATTGTGGCCGACGTTCTGCAGGGCGACGATCAGGTCGTCATCGAGAACCTGGCGCAGCTGGTCAAGGACAGCGGATGGCTGCCGGACGTCGCGGAGCTCGAGGAGCTCGGACGGACGATTCTCGCCCCGCTGCCGGCCGGGAGCTACAGCACCGGGGGCATTCTGGTCGTCGCCGCCGCTCGAGGTGCCGTGGTGACGGTGACCCCGGGCGCCGACCTCGTTCAGATGTTCGCGAACCAGGCCACCTTGGCGCTGGACCGTGCGCAGGCCCGCCGGGATCAGTCCGCGCTGGCGGTGCTGGCGGACCGCGACAGGATCGCGCGAGACCTGCACGACCTGGTGATTCAGCGCCTGTTCGCCACCGGGCTGCAACTGCAAGGGGTCCAGCGGATGGCGCGCCCGGAGGTCCAGGAGCGGATCGGTCGCGCCGTCGCGGACATCGACTCCACCATCCGTGACCTGCGCGAGGCGATCTTCGAACTGCATCGCCAACCCGGCGAGAGCTCGCTGCGAGCCGAGGTCCAGGAGCTGGTCGGCGAGTACACGTCGGCGCTCGGATTCCGGCCGGTGCTGGCCTGCACCGGACCGGTCGACACCGCGGTGCCGGCGAGTGCCCGGCCACAGGTTCTGGCAGCGCTACGGGAGTCGTTGTCGAACGTCGTTCGGCACGCCCGGGCCACCGAAGTCAAGGTCGATCTCACGGTCACCGGTCACGAGGTGACGCTCCAGGTCGCTGACAACGGTGTCGGCATCGGTCCCACCGACCGGCAGAGCGGATTGCGCAATCTCCGGGAGCGCGCCGCGACCCTCGGCGGATCCGTGCAGGTCAGGCCCAACCAGCCTCGGGGGACGGTCGTCGAGCTCCGTGCACCGTTGTGA